The Spea bombifrons isolate aSpeBom1 chromosome 4, aSpeBom1.2.pri, whole genome shotgun sequence genome segment ccaaaaaaaagcataaCTCTTGTACCTGCCATGTGTGTTTATTATATGCCTGGCAAAAACAGGCGTAGCTGCATTataatcactcccatcacctgGCAGGGGTGCATTAAGTTATTTGCGCATGCAGAAGGCGGTTTGCTTCCTTTTacgttatttattatatatttttttaacagtttcaTGCCTGTTATTGGATATTATGATCCACTGTAGTCAGAAAACACCCTTTATTCTCCCCTCTAGCATTCAAATTGTTTAAAAGTGAGTTTTCTAGAATACAATGGAATCTGCcggccaaaaaaaaagaatgtttacgTATCTCTCAATGGTCAGAAAACTCCCTCTTCCTAAATGCGGAGGGCATGGGGGGTCTGGATATTCTGCAGGGAGTGGATGCAAGCATGCCAACCGGTGCGGCGGTGCAATGATCTGCAGCCTCGTGTAGATGCGCAGTCACAGCGAGATCGTTCTCTAGGGGATCCTAGTAGTGAGTTAATGAGAGCAGTGATCTGCAGGCATCCTTATGAAGGTTAATTTAGCCTCAGACTGTCTGCAGGCCATCTCTCCTGCGAGGAGCTTTCAAAGGGAGAGATGTTCTGCAGAAGTGATGCGCAGGCAGCCGATTCCCCAGTCAGTCTCTGGAAACTAGTGTCAGGAAAAACGGATCGTCAAAACCCTTCGCTGCCGGAGCAGTGGGCAAGCGATGGCACAGAACAGGCACGGTTAACCTGTTCTCTGCCACGGCTGCAGCTGTAGAATGGGAAGCATTGCATTCTAGCGCTGGCCCCTGGCACAGAACAGGCAGAGTCGGCCCATTCTTTGCCTGGGTGGCGGGCACACTGGCATAGGGCAGCGGGGCAAACACCGACAGTGGACAGCGTTAACCCACCCTCTGCCAGAGCAGCAAGCACAGACTGGCACAGAATGGGGCATCGTCAAACCCCTTTCTGTGCCACAGCTGCCGGCACACACTGGCACAGAGTGAGGGTCGAGGGTTTATTGATGGAGGGGCTGCAGTGTTACTCGGAGTTGTAATATTGATGGCTGTGGTCGTAGTTTCCATCTTCATCTCCGACAGTGGCGTAGTTGGGCACCAGGCAGTACTTGGAATCGTAGACCTGGCGCGGAAGGCCATACACAGTCATGCCCTGCTGAGATGCCCCTTTATTGGATCCCATTTGTAGGGAGATGGTCTGCATGTCACAGTGTTCCATGCCAAGCTTCTGCTCGAAGATCTGCCGTTTCGTACCTGGGGCTGTCATGCCAGACTGATGAGAGAAGAGCAGAGAGCAGTAAGAGATGCTGGTTGTGAATAGGGGGTGAGGGGTAGGGGAGCGTAGAAAGCTCGGTTCTAAAGGTATGATGTCTGCCTCCCGTGTTATTTCTCACCTGGGATGCTCCCTTGTTGGTGCCCATCTGCAGGCTGATGGTGGCCTGGTCCAGTGGCTGATCGGTGCCCAACTTGGGGTCATACAGATGCCTGCGCGTCCCATAAGACGTCATTCCTTTTTGGCTGGCAAACTTGTTGGTGCCCATCTGTCAGTCGCAAAAAGTAAGATTAGATTAGATTGTCATCTTTttttagtgtatagaactgtaaaacaggaattattatttttgttttgtatagcgccatcatattccacagcgctgtacaatttttaaagaaagtgCTAGATGTGCATGACTAGGCTGACCGTGAAAGGCCCTTGGGGCGTGTGGAAGGCTGGCGTGTGAGTCGTAAACACGCATGTTAACCCCATTCCCGTTACCTGCAGTCCAATAATGTTTCTTCCTTCTCTAAGCTTTTCGGGCTGGAACTTCCTCTCCTGGCGATCGGCGTATTTCACACCGAAGTTCACCTTGGCGCCTTTTGTCTTGGCCTGTAATATTAAGGAGAAGTGTGGAGTTATAGACTGTATGTCTTTTACCTTTTATAtcgtttttttccttcttctattCCCCGTTTAGGGTAAGGTTTGTTTTCCTGTCTCCGGCGGATGATGGGAATGATATTCTATGGAAGCTCCACGTACTCCTTTATGCTCCCCCATCGTTGCTGCTCCTGTCCTCGCTATTAAGTccttttgtgtttattaaaactaacTATAGCCAGTGCTTTAGCTTCACCGCTGACAAGTTGTCCACATTTGGCCCTTGGTAATGCGGGGCGAGACGTCTTAACTCCCTGCACGTGACGTTTATTTCGTGTTCGTATAACTTACCACACTGGCTAGGGCCAGGAGGGTGGACTGAACTTGCGTCAGGTTGCAGTTTTCAAACAGATCGTTTGCCTCGAATATATCGTGTTGCCTGACTCCATAGTCCGTAATTGCTTTAATAAAGTTCCCGATATTTTCCAGCTGCAAAGCGATAGAAAGACTTTTAAATCATGATGGAATAAGCtgccaataatatatatatatactggtgcgTGTGTATAaaccgtatatttatatatatatataaatatataatatcaataaGTATACAGTACTCCACTTGGGGTGAACTTACCTTAGAGATCCACTAGGTGGCACCACTATGTCATGCCAAATACATACGCATGAGGAGCAGATTGGTCAGGGCTACAGCTCTCATTATGCTCAGCCAACCTGTAAGCATCTTTGAGAGTCGCAGAGTAATACTAGACTGTAAACTGGCCGGGGCGTATTGGAGCCGCTGCCCTGGGGTCATTTATCTTTCATTTAAGGTTCTCTTTGCTCGAGGGGCAGTCTTTCTGAAAGGTACGCCTGTAGCAGTCATTGTAAAAGTTACCCTTCTGGTTAAGTAAAATTCCTTTTTAAAAGTTGCATCTCTGGTCGTGGGATGATTACTCGGAAGTGTCCACCTGTTCGCATGTAACAGTCCGTTTAAAAGGTTCGAGTCCCCTGGCGCCACTCACCTGATGCCAGTTTTGCGTCGACTCGTTGATCTTCCGAACGGAGCCGGGCTGGAGCTTGTTAATCAGTCTGGGGAAATAAAAGAGCTGATAAACCCGCTGAAGGTCCAAGTTTCCCTCATCAACCCCACAAAAGCATCGGGGACATTATGTTACTGCTGTGTTAGTACGGCGGCCCTCTTGGTCACGACTAAGACCGcgttaataactttttttaagcTACATTGTTGGCTTTTGTGCAGCTAGGTCTAGGCGAAGCTTTTCAGTAATAAACTATAAAgttccccaacatctaaaggAATGCCCCATGCCCACCCGCTGATGCCCCATCAACACGCGCTCGCCCCTTCTGGGAGGGCGCTGCCGCTGGACTCACTCGCACAGGATGATTCCGTCTTTCAGGGAGTCCATGAACTTGTTTCCAATGGCTCTTCCCGTGGTGGACTCGATCCATTCTCTGAGCTCGGCCTCCCTGTGGACGTCGTACTTTTGAGCTAACTGAAAAGAGACGGCACAGATCTATCACAACACCGTCCTACGACCCGACCCAAAGTCCCAGCGGCGGTCTCACGGCCGGCCGGCTCTGTATCGGCCCCTGGGCCGCGGGCGGCATGCTTTCTGCGCGCTTTTAGttcatatatgggtataagttCCACGCGTGTTATCCAATAAACCAATTACTGGTTTACGGGTGTTCGCGCTAAGCTGCATGAACGCTCTCTTCCCTAATATAGATGTGCTACGGGGTGACAGATAGGACAATTGGGAACGTTCCCAAATAGCTCTGTGCCTCAATTATCCAATCTGGAGGACGGTTTCGGAGCAGGGAGGCTGGAGCGCTGTCAAACGTGGCAGACATGAGTGCGCAGCTATTTAACTAACACGGCCCCGTTCATACGTCCCCAACAGAAGATTCGCAATCAGCTTCGGCAATCATCACAACGCAATGGACATgagaaaaatgaacaaaaatggaattttacctaaaaaataataatccgcGGACTACTAAATGCGTTGTTGGTAGCCATGAtttacataagaaaaaaaaaatattttttaatgaatctaagacgagaccaaggactgactaagctctgagtctttacatcatgaaaaacgggcgactagacgggccaaCGGGGTCCGATCCGCCggcacattctatgtttctgttttattgtctttgaaaattcctttttaaaatgaaagcttcctgagaattatatatatatattaaaagaaaaaaatctatttgcatatatacatatatatatttataatatatatattatatataatatatatatatattatatattatatagattatatatagatgtataacatagattatatatagatttacattttatattatatattatattatacacatatattatacatatatatttataatatatatattatataatctatattatatatagattatataatatatatatatatgtgtgtgcaaatAGAAAttgatctatttttttctcatgatatatatacacatggtCTGATGTATAAGATTGTTATAAGATTTAATAATGTTGTCTTATTATAACAGCAATATAAGTCGGACGGGTTATCTGACTCATCCGAAGCTCCGGGTCTCAGACGGCAGCCAGGACTCGATCATGGAGAAGAAGGATGGAAATTTCCCGATAAAGTTCAGTCGTTTTCACAATCCATGGCTAGCTGGTGTGACTGCCAAACGAGCGCAGCCGATTCTCTCATAACCATGATATTCCTCTGATCCCCAGATAAAAATACAACATCCGATAAGAAATCAGAATAGTAAAAGCCCCTAGGGGACCGGTCACCATCACAACTCATAACGTAAGGCGGTGGATTGATTGACTGTCTAGAGCTTGTTATTTTAAGTCAATGTAATGGTTGTAGGGAAATGAAGTTCATTGGCAGCCCGTGGCAgggccagcattatctaattCATTTCCGGCTCTCTCCGTTTTTCTCACCCCTCCTACCTTACAAAGGCTGCGtggaccaatcagcaacaatcagcaacttcacAATAAGGAGAGAGAACTtatcggggaggaataatcacgcagGTGGCTGCTCCCACGGTATACATGGTGGGTCACTAATACATAGTGTTTATGTAAATTTCctctgtatgtttatttatattattttactccGTGTTGCCTCTGAAGAGCTGCTAACTGGAAGTGTTCTGGAAGCTTTCGCCGAATATAGGACATAAGCATGCCTACCAAGTGTCCTGGTTTTCATGGCACAGTCCAGATTTCCAAACACTGCCCCATTGTCCCTCGTGGCTGCCCACACACTCgcgctaacactatacagttacacgtacatatacacactctctcattgtctcttcctctctctctctaatttCTCCTTCCTCTCCCTTCTACAGTACAGCTCCCCCCCTCTTACCTAGCGAGCGGAGCCTTTACCTTTAGTGCAGCACTCACTCTGAGTGTGAGCTGTCACTACCCCCACAGGGTCACATACATGTCTCCATATGAACCCAGCCAGTCTCTCTTTTATTTTAAGGTGCTGTGCCACTGAGCCaaagcatttcattttattgacGGTTGAATCACGAATAACAACACGATAACAAAAAgcctttttcagtttctacgGCAACAACCAATAAGCTCCTGATGTTGTGCCACATGACAACTAAGTGATCCCAGCAACATTATGAATGAGGGTCAATTTTACTTGTAATGAACTTTCTGAAGCACAAATAGTTATAAATGGGTTAAATTCAGCAGGGTGGGACTCTCATCAGTCTCAGGCAGCCACCAGTTAATGGCGGTCTTGTACACATTCGCCTTCAAATTATGTGGTTCGGCAACTTTTCATCCAGAAAATGTAATCTGGATGAGGATGCTGTGAGCTAGAGTACAGCAATAGTAACGAATAAGCCGCTGATATCCATGTTTCTTCACGCCGTGTAGATCTTTGTACCGCATAGACTGAGTTCCAGCTGGGGTGGTAATCCGGAGTGGGTGGTAAGGATGGGGCATACGAAGTGGAGGGGGTAGAATAGTGATCCGTGTGTGGTGGGACGGGGGCagtgggagggagggggtagattcCAGCCCTTGGGGGTATAAACCTGGCATCTGTGTAGTTTATATAAAGAACAATGACCCAGTAAATCTCAGTGTAGAGCTATGTGGCAAATCACGCGAGGAGCGTGCCAACATTCACTGCGTGCCAGACCGCTAGGACCACACATCAGCACCGCTAGGGCAATTGGCGTTATGTCTCGTGTGCGTAACTACAACCCCGGGGATATTCATCTTGGGTCACTGAGATAGCTTGGATCTGAAAATGATAAATCGGGATTAATACAGACAAACGTCAGCTGAGTGACATCATCAACAGCCGGGCTTGTggaggatcatgggagttgtagttccctACAATATTCATTGCAAACTGAAAGCTCCTCTGCAGGACAGCGggaattgatgaaaaggcttcttgcacgtTAAGAGAGGTAGCTCTGACCGAAGTTCACTtcaagccttttcagtccacaagccagtTGTTTGGttttgtggaaagctttgtgattcctgTGCAAGCTTCTAGAGCCAGGCTTAccggggtggttttgggacatggatttcgagtggatTCCTGTCATAAAAGAAGCTTGATGTCTCGGGAATGACATCGCACCAGGCCGAACGAGTCTCTTGCTCAGGTAAGAGCACCCCAGAGGGGACTCGAACCCCCAATCCTGGcgtaggaggccagtgccttatccattaggccaccggGGCGTTTGTTAGCCGCACTgcctggttttggtggctgcaaactagttTCAGAGAGCAGTCCTTATGACTccagtttgttgcccgacatagaAGATCGCTCTAGGCTATAAAACACTCAATCagcaaaaaacaaccaagcacaCAATACTGCTGTGAAAGTGATGGAGAGGACCTACGGAAGGGTGACCacgtcggccatgttttccaggagtCACATGATTggtacatattgctgaccagcccagataaaatgctgccctgcagtatggaggatgtataactgaccaATTGGTTCCTTTCCATAAGCATACTAGGGAActttccgggtttgacccggagattgctgggtgaagcactgcttctgcAGGtccagacctgaatcctccgggtctcgggggcggggtcttgacatgccccactccccgcccatttttcctttaaatgggggtgtttccccgacgtcagtgggcagtcctggccacgtcccacaggggaaggctccgggtagccggagcccagaagttcccaggtatggatataagtctatacatcccacatatcgcagggcagcattttacctGGGCAGGGCAGCAATATGGAAAAATTATGCTTGCCCCGGAAAACATGGCGGCTGTGGTCACAGCCATGCTCTGGTCTGGTTGTAGTGTGATTGTAATGTCGACACACATACTGAGCACACAGGGTGTATCTACACCCCACGTCGGGGGTAgcagaggggcatcagggatagGAAGGGCTACTGGAGCAGCAGAGTAAGAGGGTAACGAGTACGGCGAGGAGGTTTCGGCACAGAGACGGAGCAGCGGGACATAGCAGAGCCGCCCATGCCGACTGTCAAATAATTCCTCCCTATCTCTCTCTATTCTTTGCCAACCTAAACATCGACAGATCTGCCCCTCGTGTGAGGAATTTACCAAACTAGGCAGGGGAGCAGAGAGAGGGTGAAGGGGCCACTCCTAACCCCCGGCCCACCAGTACCACGGAGCTGTGCCCTGTATCCACTACACTCCACACAGAATGAGGATAAGTATATATTACTCTGTATATTAAGTCTATACCCAGAATGATTCTGCTCTGTATACTGATTCTGAGTACCCATGGCTcctgaacgccccgcgctgtataataataccgagtatctatacactgataatgaaccccgcgctgtataataataccgagtatctatacactgataatgaaccccgcgctgtataataataccgagtatctatacactgataatgaacgccctgcgctgtataataataccgagtatctatacaccgataatgaaccccgcgctgtataataataccgagtatctatacactgataatgaaccccgtgctgtataataataccgagtatctatacactgataatgaacgccctgcgctgtataataataccgagtatctatacactgataatgaacgccctgcgctgtataataataccgagtatctatacactgataatgaacgccctgcgctgtataataataccgagtatctatacaccgataatgaaccccgcgctgtataataataccgagtatctatacactgataatgaacgccccgcgctgtataataataccgagtatctatacactgataatgaacgccctgcgctgtataataataccgagtatctatacaccgataatgaaccccgcgctgtataataataccgagtatctatacactgataatgaacgccccgcgctgtataataataccgagtatctatacactgataatgaacgccccgcgctgtataataataccgagtatctatacactgataataacccccccgctgtataataataccgagtatctatacactgataatgaacgccccgcgctgtataataataccgagtatctatacactgataatgaaccccgcgctgtataataataccgagtatctatacactgataatgaaccccgcgctgtataataataccgagtatctatacactgataatgaacgccccgcgctgtataataataccgagtatctatacactgataatgaaccccccgcactgtataataataccgagtatctatacactgataatgaacgccccgcgctgtataataatactgagtatctatacactgataatgaacgccctgcgctgtataataataccgagtatctatacactgataatgaaccccgcgctgtataataataccgagtatctatacactgataatgaaccccgcgctgtataataataccgagtatctatacactgataatgaaccccgcgctgtataataataccgagtatctatacactgataatgaaccccgcgctgtataataataccgagtatctatacactgatcaTGCCCTCTTCTCATacccacattttttaaatatccccAAAAGTAACAAATCTATGATTCACAGACCCAAGAATAGCTCCAGCCTGAAATAAAGAGCTTTTCACGCAGGAATGTTCTCCTAGACGATTCCAATTAATTGCCAGCTTCTAATTAACAAATGTGGGCAGAAAATATGAATGGAGTGTTTTGGGATGAGCTGGAGGGGGGTGTGAGGTGTAAAGGGAGTCCTCCGCACCTGGACCTGTCCCCCAGCACAGACCGGAGCTCACCCATAGCCTTATATAGTAGAGGCAGCGCAGGGACCAGCACAGCCAGCCTTATATGGAGTGCGAGCTCCGACTCCATCCCAGCAGACAGCATGTAGTCTGCAGAGCTCTACAGCACGCGGCTGGCACACGCAGGGTTAAACAAGCCAAAACATGCTAATATTCGCCCCTAGGCtttaattctaaaatatttttaatatgcagtgAAGGGGGGGGCATCACTAACACTGCCAACAGTGTACCTGTGCTGTGTATAATATAAGCCAGGTGGCAGCTGTGTTTGGGTGAGAGGATGGCTGCAGCTACACTGATAATACTGCTGTGTGTGTCCGAGTGTGACAACGCAGCGCCGAATATAAATCCCACTCCGTGCACCATAGAcccctcctgtctgtcaccctgcggtgggaggggcagactccgtgcccataaccccctcctgtctgtcaccctgcggtgggagggacagactccgtgccccatggccccctcctgtctgtcaccctgcggtgggaggggcaGAGTCCGTGCCCCATTGCTCGCTCTTATTCtgaagaaatgtgttttattctttaagacaccagaaatgaaacaattcttttttcagattgCTGTTGGAAGTGAAA includes the following:
- the CNN1 gene encoding calponin-1, yielding MSAAHFNRGPAYGLSAEVKSKLAQKYDVHREAELREWIESTTGRAIGNKFMDSLKDGIILCELINKLQPGSVRKINESTQNWHQLENIGNFIKAITDYGVRQHDIFEANDLFENCNLTQVQSTLLALASVAKTKGAKVNFGVKYADRQERKFQPEKLREGRNIIGLQMGTNKFASQKGMTSYGTRRHLYDPKLGTDQPLDQATISLQMGTNKGASQSGMTAPGTKRQIFEQKLGMEHCDMQTISLQMGSNKGASQQGMTVYGLPRQVYDSKYCLVPNYATVGDEDGNYDHSHQYYNSE